A region from the Hydra vulgaris chromosome 08, alternate assembly HydraT2T_AEP genome encodes:
- the LOC136083538 gene encoding uncharacterized protein LOC136083538: MASQSIAFRGSSDKLYEENNGNSLKIVELMAEFDQIMEYHVSKVGENPNKTHYLSKNIQEEIVQLVARATREEILKDIWKAKYYSIIEDCTPDASHQEQLTLIIRYLVIEKRNDSVVVDIRESFLNFIIDDTTGHGLEQKIVASLNENKLPLEDMRVQAYDNGATHSLNLVVVDSVKVVSEIVTFFGIIQNLYNFFPVPQNVGHDVLNEINCTNKIIQSSSSNVKISIEVLKSTVVFLESSYNQTKFDEYVTTAKILATTSGLTIEFTDLSTERVRKKKKFFNEVETNQVPVLDSRSKFKKKFFDIQNSKKKSLTFKRSFIDLMARLFSRAIKSMKERFEDFRTTMSPFQFLFEIPNISNMKEGILRDNCNLLEETLTDKDE; encoded by the exons ATGGCATCACAAAGCATAGCATTTAGAGGATCATCTGATAAACTGTATGAAGAAAACAATGGAAATTCCCTAAAAATAGTTGAACTTATGGCAGAATTTGACCAAATTATGGAATATCATGTCTCCAAAGTAGGTGAAAATCCAAACAAAACTCATTACTTAAGCAAAAATATCCAAGAAGAAATTGTTCAGTTAGTGGCTCGTGCTACAAGAGAGGAAATCCTTAAAGATATTTGGAAAGCCAAATACTACTCCATTATTGAGGATTGCACACCAGATGCCAGTCATCAGGAACAGTTAACTCTTATTATAAGATATCTAGTCATAGAAAAACGAAACGATTCAGTGGTTGTCGACATCCGAGAgagtttcttaaattttattattgatgatACCACag gTCATGGATTGGAGCAAAAAATTGTGGCTTCATTGAATGAAAATAAACTTCCACTTGAAGATATGAGAGTTCAGGCATACGACAATGGTGCAA CACATTCACTTaatcttgttgttgttgattctgTAAAAGTTGTATCGGAAATTGTGACATTTTTTGGAATTATTCAAAacctttataacttttttccgGTTCCACAAAACGTTGGA CATGATGTATTGAACGAAATAAACTGcacaaacaaaattattcagtcAAGTTCATCAAATGTCAAAATTTCCATTGAAGTATTAAAATCCACAGTAGTATTTTTGGAATCCAGTTACAATCAGACTAAATTTGATGAGTACGTTACAACAGCAAAAATTTTGGCAACAACTTCGGGTCTAACAATCGAGTTTACCGATCTGTCAACTGAAAGAGtcaggaagaaaaaaaagtttttcaacgaAGTTGAAACAAACCAAGTTCCTGTTTTAGATTCCagatcaaaattcaaaaaaaaattctttgacattcaaaattcaaaaaaaaagtctttgacATTCAAACGCTCCTTCATAGATTTAATGGCACGACTTTTCAGTCGTGCCATTAAATCTATGAAGGAGCGTTTTGAAGACTTTAGAACAACCATGTCTCCTTTTCAGTTCTTATTTGAGATTCCGAATATTTCAAACATGAAAGAAGGTATATTGAGAGATAATTGTAATTTGTTGGAAGAAACTTTAACCGACAAAGACGAATAG
- the LOC136084069 gene encoding uncharacterized protein LOC136084069, with amino-acid sequence MYELGVPLFILVIFNDYSFVANHNGTTCNISSLAVNKLKLIKTKSALFEAVRFLKNKESSLQLNILFEHLNAVRKVNVGEVLYTSDIICRAYKYFAMRRSLYDCLCIDYKLPSIRTLTRLTSKINSMEDLSFINSIFMNLNPLKTTSILLIDEVYVKALLLYQRGALFGQAVNYPEKLAKILSFMIKCLFGGPKFICRAQPVANLSPEF; translated from the coding sequence ATGTACGAACTTGGTGttccattatttattttagtaattttcaaTGATTATTCATTTGTAGCTAACCATAATGGCACAACTTGTAATATTTCATCTTTAgctgtaaacaaattaaagttaataaaaacaaaatcagctTTATTTGAAGcagttagatttttaaaaaataaagaaagttcgCTTCAGTTAAATATTCTATTCGAACACCTTAATGCTGTGAGAAAAGTTAATGTTGGTGAAGTTTTATATACTTCAGATATTATATGTAGAGCATATAAGTATTTTGCTATGCGACGAAGTTTATATGATTGTTTGTGTATTGACTACAAGTTGCCAAGTATAAGGACTTTAACACGATtgacttcaaaaataaactcaatGGAGGACCTAAGTTtcataaatagtatttttatgaatttaaatccATTGAAAACAACTTCCATACTACTAATTGATGAGGTCTATGTCAAAGCTTTATTACTTTACCAAAGAGGTGCTTTGTTTGGTCAAGCAGTAAACTACCCTGAAAAGTtagctaaaattttatcatttatgatTAAATGTCTTTTTGGAGGTCCAAAATTTATATGTAGAGCTCAACCTGTTGCAAATCTTTCCCCTGAATTTTAG